A window of Paraburkholderia megapolitana genomic DNA:
GTCGCCAAGCAGGTTGCCGGCTCCTTTCACGACGCTGAGGCCCCAGGTTTGTCTCGCCCGACGCAGCGCGCCGGGATTGCCCAGCAGAAAATTGCTCGGTGCCACCGCGTCGCCGATCTGGTTCAGAAGGAATCGTGCACGCTCGTCGAGGTCCGCGATCTGCGCGTAGTTCGTCATCGATTTGCGCAATGCGAGGTACGTCTGAAGCAAGCTCGCGTAGAGCGTGCTGTGCTCCCAGGCATCGTCTGAAAAGCGGCGATCGCCCGGTTCCGTGGCAAGTCGCGACTCGCCTGCAACCATCTGACCGAGCGTCCCCCAAAAACCCATCGTCGCTCTGAGCAATCCGAACGGCTGCGTGATCGCGCGCCCCGTGAGTTTGCTCGCCGTCACCCAGAGGTCGGACGGCAGGAAGTCTCCGAGCAGATTCTGGCCGAGCACGTTGTCTGCGGTACGCTCGACGCCTTCCGCCTGCTTCGCACTCGCCGATCCGGCTACCTGTTCCGGCCTGCCACTCGCACCGTTTGCGGCGCCATCACTCCGTGCGCTGCCGGCTTTGCCTGCGGCGTTGACTTTGCGGTCACCTTCAGGCGACCTTGCCCTGGTCATCTTGTCTCTCCTGTTTCTACGCCGATGTATGTTTGCCGGTCAGGCGGCAGACCATCGAGCCACCCAATGCACCGGAAGCCGGCCGAATTCCGCTTCGGTCTGCGCAATCAACGCGTCCCGCTCGGCGCTGTTCGCGAGCACAACGCTCACATGCGATTCCAGCCCGAGTTTTGGATGCGGCCGGATCTCGACGTCGACTTTCGCCGTGTCTCCGCATACGCGATGAACGGTGTCGATCAACGCCTTGGCAATCGCCTTTTCGCGTAACGCGGGCTTGAAGATCTTGTTGACGGCCGTCAACGGCATGGCATCTAGCACTTGCACGTGAACCGGCACGGCCGCACGTTCGGTAATCGCGCTGCGTGCATGTGCAAGTAATTCCCCGGCACTGACGCTCGCGCCGGCGCGCAACGTGACGTAGGCGATCGGTAGTTCGCCTGCATGCCCGTCGGGTATGCCGACTGCGGCGGCAATCTCCACCGCCGGATGGCGCATCAAGCCTTCCTCGATCATCGCGGGATCGATGTTGTGGCCGCCCCTGATGATCAAATCCTTGGCGCGCCCCGTCAGCCAGAAATAACCGCTCGCATCGCGCCGCCCCAGGTCGCCCGTGTTCAGCCAGCCGTCTTCGAGACATACTCCCTTGTTGTCGCTGGCCTTGACGTAACCGGAGAACACATACGGACCGCGCAGCAGCAACGTGCCGATCTCGTCCACCTCGCATTCGCGGACGATCTCGCCGTTGCTGCCGAGATCGACGATCCTGATTTCCTGGTACGGCAGCCGCAGACCGATCGAGCCGATGCGCCGCTCGCCGTCGCGCGGATTGATCGAGCTCACGCAGGTCGCCTCGGTCATGCCGTAGCCCTCGAGCAGTTTCAGACCCGACGCGCGCTCGAACCGCTGGAACAATTCGGGCGACAGCGGCGCGGCGCCGCAGATCGCAAAGCGCAACGACCTCAGGTCGACACCGTCGCGCGCTACGTTGAGCAGCGCGGACAGCACGGTCGGCACCGCGCTGAACAATGTCGCGCGGTAGCGCTGCACCGATCGCCAGAAGGCGCCTTGCGTCTTTGGATTGCGATAGCCGCTGTCGGACAGCAACACCACGTGCGCGCCGACGCTGAATGGTGCAAGACCCGTCACCATCATCGCGTTCGAATGAAACAGTGGTAGGCCGCATAGCACGGGGTCTTGCGGCCCCAGATCGACTGCGCACGCCACCGCCCAGGCGTTCGCCGATTCGTTGAAGTGCGTGCGACGCGCGAGCTTTGGTGTCCCGGTCGTGCCGCCGGTATGAAAGTACGACGCGACGTCGCTGCCATCGGCGGCAGGCGGCGTGAATATCGGCTTGTCCGCCTGCCTGGCGAGCAACGTATCGAAGTCCTGTGCCCAGTCGGGACAGACATCGGTCCCGCCCACGCGGATGATCGTCGTCAAGGTCGGCACCTGCGTGCGTAGGGCTTCGACCTTCTCCCAGATACCTGGTGCCGCCTGGCGCCCTTGCGCGACGAGTACACGCGTGCCCGCGGCGCTCAGGATGCCGACGATGTGATCGACCTCCAGAAACGGGTTGATCGGATTCACGATGCCAGCGGCCTCGGCGCCCCACAGCACGAAGTGGGTTTCCGGCAGATTCGGCAGCATGTAGGAGACGACATCTTCGCGCCGGATGCCCAGGGCATGCAGCGCATTGGCTACCTGCGTGACACGCGTCGATAGCGTCGTGTAGTCGTAGCGTTGCTCGCCGTCGTTGGGGTCACCCGTCGGCACGAACGTGATCGCGATGCTGCGCGGCGTGCGCGCGGCCTGGCGAACGATCGCCGCATAGCTCGATACCGGAAACTCCAGGCGCTCGACGAGCGGTGTGCGCTCCAGGGCATCGACGTCGCTCTGGTCGCGAAGAGATGGGCCGAAGGAACTCATTGCGGCGCACCGTTCGCGATCGCGATCGTGGGCGGCGATAGCGCGTCGTCGCGTCGCACGCTACGGCGGCCAAAGCCGATGCGCTGTCCACCGTTTGCAAAGCCCGCTTCTCGTGCGTGTCGTTCGTGTCGATCGATCATGTTCCTCACTCCTCTTTTCTGAACGTTCAACTCGGTGCCCATCAATCGCGGCGATACAACGTCACGACGCAAGCGCCGCCAATGCCGATGTTGTGCTGTAGCCCGATGCGCGCCCCGTCGACCTGCCTTGGGCCCGCTTCACCACGCAACTGCCGGACCAGTTCGGTACATTGCGCGAGACCCGTGGCCCCTAGCGGGTGGCCTTTGGAAAGCAGCCCGCCCGATGGGTTGGTCACGATTTTTCCGCCATATGTGTTGGCACCGTCCCAGACGAATTGCTCTCCCGCGCCTTCCTGGCACAGACCGATCGCTTCATA
This region includes:
- a CDS encoding acyl-CoA synthetase, translating into MSSFGPSLRDQSDVDALERTPLVERLEFPVSSYAAIVRQAARTPRSIAITFVPTGDPNDGEQRYDYTTLSTRVTQVANALHALGIRREDVVSYMLPNLPETHFVLWGAEAAGIVNPINPFLEVDHIVGILSAAGTRVLVAQGRQAAPGIWEKVEALRTQVPTLTTIIRVGGTDVCPDWAQDFDTLLARQADKPIFTPPAADGSDVASYFHTGGTTGTPKLARRTHFNESANAWAVACAVDLGPQDPVLCGLPLFHSNAMMVTGLAPFSVGAHVVLLSDSGYRNPKTQGAFWRSVQRYRATLFSAVPTVLSALLNVARDGVDLRSLRFAICGAAPLSPELFQRFERASGLKLLEGYGMTEATCVSSINPRDGERRIGSIGLRLPYQEIRIVDLGSNGEIVRECEVDEIGTLLLRGPYVFSGYVKASDNKGVCLEDGWLNTGDLGRRDASGYFWLTGRAKDLIIRGGHNIDPAMIEEGLMRHPAVEIAAAVGIPDGHAGELPIAYVTLRAGASVSAGELLAHARSAITERAAVPVHVQVLDAMPLTAVNKIFKPALREKAIAKALIDTVHRVCGDTAKVDVEIRPHPKLGLESHVSVVLANSAERDALIAQTEAEFGRLPVHWVARWSAA